From a single Haladaptatus caseinilyticus genomic region:
- a CDS encoding alpha/beta hydrolase, protein MEFTSQGTKCVASLYRPDKAATTNKDPPIVVMANGFGLPRGFGLPAFAERFAGRGIAVLLFDYRSLGESGGEPRNVALPFGQINDWQAAVRYARTIEGVDGDRLGVYGFSLGGGGALITAAQEDVDAYVGRTPIFDGARTILYFVRQLGVAYGLRTTWAGLRDLGRKYTGRDPYYIPIWGDYPDELPALAPPGSKEGHSAVAGEDANNPDVNRCAARAFVTFGFYRPITSARQVDCPALVLQGTDDTIAPKSAIDATVARLRDVRCITIETDHFGAFDELFEEVVEQEGDFLEQHLVTSSGA, encoded by the coding sequence ATGGAATTCACGAGTCAAGGAACGAAATGTGTTGCCTCCCTGTATCGCCCTGACAAGGCAGCAACGACCAATAAAGATCCTCCAATAGTGGTGATGGCGAATGGGTTTGGACTACCACGTGGATTTGGGCTTCCAGCATTTGCCGAGCGTTTCGCAGGACGGGGGATCGCTGTATTACTATTCGACTATCGCTCACTCGGCGAGAGTGGTGGTGAGCCCCGAAACGTCGCTCTCCCATTCGGGCAGATCAACGACTGGCAAGCTGCAGTCAGATATGCGCGAACCATTGAGGGTGTTGATGGAGATCGACTCGGCGTCTATGGCTTCTCGTTAGGAGGCGGTGGCGCCTTAATCACTGCTGCCCAGGAGGATGTCGATGCCTATGTTGGGCGGACTCCAATTTTTGATGGAGCCCGGACCATTCTGTATTTTGTCCGCCAGTTGGGGGTCGCCTACGGCCTTCGAACGACGTGGGCAGGACTACGAGATCTTGGCCGGAAGTATACTGGACGAGATCCCTATTACATACCAATCTGGGGGGACTATCCCGACGAACTACCTGCACTCGCTCCGCCCGGTTCCAAGGAGGGTCATAGTGCCGTTGCTGGCGAAGATGCGAATAATCCAGATGTCAATCGATGTGCTGCACGTGCATTCGTTACATTCGGCTTTTACCGACCCATCACGAGCGCACGCCAAGTCGATTGTCCGGCACTTGTCTTGCAGGGGACTGATGACACGATCGCTCCGAAGAGCGCCATTGATGCCACAGTTGCTCGCCTTCGGGATGTGAGGTGTATAACGATCGAAACTGATCACTTTGGAGCATTCGATGAGTTGTTCGAAGAAGTTGTCGAGCAAGAGGGTGATTTTCTCGAACAGCACTTGGTGACATCCTCCGGCGCCTAA
- a CDS encoding NAD(P)/FAD-dependent oxidoreductase, producing MSTTNDRVVVVGAGVSGLAIARELAPDHDVIVLDKGGIAADTSSRASGMISLSLEPFPDEWATFALSQFRDLDGQGVFSFTERETVRLVPEANADLYTDQAPDGGEFLPRDALKRRFPESFGDLSAYGGGLLYDGTGYLDALDYAMTLKWAAERNGAGIFRDHEVTDIRSKDGTVTGVETEYGVIDADHVVFATGWKTRDLLADHVELPVRPLRWNAVVIEPDNPLPDDCPMGSEPTMRIYWRPTDHGNVLVGGNEHLLDDPEGTPMSVQESFRKGVVEDVAPLLNGAAAGTIRREDCCPTADCASPDGLPIIDTPREVPDGLAVVTGLHGRGVMLSPVTGRAVRSLVTGEEPPFPMTQFRLNRFDNRSTNFDYRSHWGTGEDD from the coding sequence ATGTCAACTACTAACGACCGCGTCGTCGTGGTCGGAGCTGGCGTCTCGGGGCTTGCCATTGCCCGCGAACTCGCACCCGATCATGACGTTATCGTCCTCGACAAAGGCGGTATCGCCGCAGATACCTCCTCTCGAGCGTCCGGAATGATTTCGCTTTCACTTGAACCGTTTCCCGATGAATGGGCAACCTTCGCCCTGTCACAATTTCGCGACCTCGACGGTCAGGGCGTCTTCTCGTTCACAGAACGGGAGACGGTTCGTCTCGTTCCTGAGGCGAACGCCGACCTATACACCGATCAAGCACCTGATGGTGGAGAATTTCTACCTCGAGATGCACTGAAGCGCAGATTCCCAGAATCGTTTGGTGACCTCTCTGCGTACGGAGGTGGTCTTCTCTACGATGGGACCGGTTACCTTGACGCACTCGACTATGCAATGACGTTGAAGTGGGCCGCAGAACGGAACGGAGCGGGCATCTTCCGCGACCACGAAGTCACGGATATCCGATCCAAAGACGGCACGGTGACTGGCGTTGAGACGGAGTATGGCGTTATCGACGCCGACCACGTCGTCTTCGCGACTGGATGGAAGACGCGCGACCTCCTCGCCGATCACGTCGAACTCCCAGTGAGGCCGCTCCGGTGGAACGCGGTCGTCATCGAACCGGACAACCCACTCCCGGACGATTGTCCTATGGGTTCTGAACCGACGATGCGGATATACTGGCGGCCGACCGATCACGGTAACGTGCTCGTCGGCGGAAACGAACACCTCCTCGATGACCCGGAAGGCACACCGATGAGCGTTCAAGAATCGTTCCGCAAAGGCGTGGTTGAGGACGTCGCACCGCTACTCAATGGGGCTGCTGCGGGAACTATCCGCCGAGAAGATTGCTGTCCGACCGCGGACTGTGCTTCCCCCGACGGCCTTCCTATCATTGACACCCCCCGAGAAGTACCGGATGGGCTCGCGGTCGTGACCGGTCTTCACGGCCGAGGCGTTATGCTTTCGCCTGTAACTGGGCGTGCCGTTCGATCGCTGGTTACCGGAGAGGAACCGCCCTTCCCGATGACGCAGTTTCGACTCAATCGGTTCGACAATCGATCCACTAATTTTGACTATCGAAGCCATTGGGGAACAGGGGAAGACGATTGA
- a CDS encoding AAA family ATPase, whose protein sequence is MGQQLLVTLSGSPDSGTSTLSEMLANECGISIVNGGDIFREMAQNQEMTVAEFATGAEDCRSD, encoded by the coding sequence ATGGGACAGCAGCTTCTCGTCACACTTTCCGGATCACCAGACTCAGGTACGTCAACACTCTCTGAAATGCTGGCTAATGAGTGTGGTATCTCAATTGTGAATGGTGGTGATATCTTTCGGGAAATGGCCCAAAACCAGGAGATGACAGTCGCTGAATTCGCTACTGGCGCTGAAGACTGCAGATCCGATTAG
- a CDS encoding CAP domain-containing protein, giving the protein MATAATSQVTAQSTQEFEENVEQAIHDRINAIRTDRGLQTLAYSKTLEQVADYHSQDMIDENYFAHTAPDGETVGDRYDRYDTSCQTWGENILYNYASNKSPANAAERSVEQWMESDGHRRNILSEMWAIEGIGAQVGSDGRLYVTQNFGAGCQ; this is encoded by the coding sequence GTGGCCACAGCTGCGACGAGCCAAGTAACCGCCCAATCGACCCAAGAATTCGAAGAGAACGTCGAACAAGCGATCCACGATCGGATCAATGCCATCCGAACCGATCGAGGACTACAAACACTCGCGTATAGCAAAACCCTCGAACAAGTGGCTGATTACCACAGCCAAGATATGATCGACGAGAACTATTTCGCACATACTGCTCCAGATGGCGAAACCGTGGGCGATCGCTATGACAGATACGATACTTCATGTCAAACGTGGGGGGAGAACATATTATATAATTATGCCAGCAACAAATCCCCGGCAAATGCTGCAGAAAGGAGTGTTGAACAGTGGATGGAGAGCGATGGCCATCGACGCAACATTCTTTCCGAAATGTGGGCCATAGAAGGGATTGGTGCTCAGGTTGGGTCAGATGGTCGTCTGTACGTAACACAAAACTTTGGAGCGGGATGCCAATAA
- a CDS encoding N-acyl-D-amino-acid deacylase family protein, whose amino-acid sequence MTFDLLVKDTRIIDGTGAPWFRGSVAVTDGTIDQVFRTPSPRASAKTTLDGSGLVTCPGFVDTHTHSDLELFSDPTLAPKLRQGITTEILGQDGFSMAPLYRDDVDAWETHLSGINGRLDGEWSWNSLAGYLDAVAKQDLAPNIATLVGHGTVRFNILGFSDTDPTAGDLEQMVEHITEALDDGAIGLSTGLVYPPARYADTAEVKRLASALHDYGRPFVAHIRNEREQIWSALDEFIDIGAEVGIPLHLSHFKLAGPPQQGKVDRALAIIETARERGVDLTVEQYPYTAGSTTLTNVLPPWVQADGPEQTLRYLRDNESRDQIRRDIEEWRIEGWENRGAYTGWENIEVTSVQSSANKSVEGKSIATIAAERDTDPVSVICDLLVDEELEVSMLLHQLTETDVQEILADERVNVGTDGLFGGRPHPRVYGTYPKILGQYIRDENLLTLEEGVRKMTSLPACAMGLDSKGVLRPGLDADIVLFDPRTVGTDASYEHPGQFPTGIPHVIVNGEIVVRDSEFTDARPGQVIRK is encoded by the coding sequence ATGACCTTTGATTTACTAGTCAAAGACACACGAATTATCGACGGAACTGGTGCACCGTGGTTCCGTGGCTCAGTCGCTGTCACGGACGGAACGATCGACCAAGTTTTCCGCACACCATCTCCACGGGCTTCTGCGAAAACAACTCTCGATGGATCTGGACTCGTCACGTGCCCTGGATTCGTCGATACACACACTCACTCTGATCTCGAGCTATTCTCCGATCCCACACTTGCTCCAAAACTCCGTCAGGGAATCACCACCGAAATCCTCGGCCAGGATGGGTTCTCGATGGCACCTCTGTACCGAGACGATGTCGACGCCTGGGAAACGCATTTGAGCGGTATCAATGGACGACTCGATGGCGAGTGGAGCTGGAATAGTCTCGCAGGCTATCTCGATGCGGTCGCAAAACAGGATCTCGCTCCGAACATCGCAACGCTCGTCGGCCATGGTACGGTTCGATTCAATATACTCGGGTTCAGTGACACAGATCCGACAGCTGGAGATCTTGAGCAGATGGTCGAACACATTACGGAGGCACTAGATGACGGGGCGATCGGGCTCTCTACTGGACTCGTTTATCCTCCGGCGAGATATGCTGATACGGCCGAGGTCAAACGACTCGCATCGGCCCTTCACGACTATGGGCGGCCGTTCGTCGCGCATATACGAAACGAACGTGAACAGATATGGAGTGCACTCGATGAATTCATCGACATCGGCGCTGAAGTCGGGATTCCATTGCATCTCTCCCACTTCAAGCTCGCTGGGCCACCACAACAGGGCAAGGTTGACCGGGCATTAGCAATCATCGAGACGGCTCGTGAGCGCGGGGTCGATCTTACCGTCGAGCAGTATCCCTATACCGCAGGTAGTACGACTCTCACGAACGTCTTACCGCCGTGGGTACAGGCTGACGGCCCCGAGCAAACGCTTCGGTATCTTCGTGACAATGAGAGCCGCGACCAGATTCGACGGGACATAGAGGAGTGGCGCATCGAGGGATGGGAAAATAGAGGCGCCTACACTGGGTGGGAGAACATCGAGGTGACAAGCGTCCAGTCGTCGGCCAACAAATCGGTCGAGGGAAAGAGTATCGCAACAATCGCTGCCGAACGAGACACCGATCCGGTTTCTGTCATCTGTGATCTTCTCGTGGATGAAGAACTCGAAGTGAGTATGTTGCTTCATCAACTCACCGAAACCGACGTGCAGGAGATACTCGCCGACGAACGCGTCAATGTTGGCACCGATGGGCTGTTTGGGGGCCGTCCGCATCCGCGCGTTTATGGAACCTATCCGAAGATTTTGGGTCAGTACATCCGCGACGAGAACCTGTTGACGCTCGAGGAGGGGGTTCGAAAAATGACGTCACTCCCAGCCTGTGCGATGGGGCTCGACAGCAAAGGAGTACTTCGACCCGGGCTCGATGCGGATATTGTCCTCTTCGATCCACGAACGGTCGGCACAGACGCTTCCTATGAACACCCAGGACAGTTCCCGACCGGTATCCCGCACGTTATCGTCAATGGCGAAATCGTGGTTCGGGATAGCGAGTTCACGGATGCACGTCCTGGACAAGTAATCCGAAAATAA
- a CDS encoding alanine racemase, translated as MTTPTTDWTTPSLFSSKDELETPVLTVDLDTMEDNLREYANFAETHNVRLRSHVKTHKNAEIARLQNQISNGGGIVCQTLSEVEVMAKNGLDDIYLSYTVVSERKLHRLVWLAQKLERFATTVDSIDNIEPLQAVASEHNVPIDIILEIDVGLNRTGVPPGEPALEVARFIQEQSHVEFRGILAYEAHVKGNASARDEYEHECMAAMDVAEETVDLLGAEGILVEEVKVGGTATSKYSGKHPIVTEINPGMYPFMDVGELEHRPFDIRKDDCAATVVSTVISKPTEDRVVVNAGSKTLSLDKPQMPVPKNRDDINYVNASEEHGWIDTSDCEEPIGVGDRLEFIVPHVCTTINLHDTIVGVRDGAVEEVWPVQARGKVR; from the coding sequence ATGACCACACCAACTACAGACTGGACGACACCATCATTGTTCTCGTCCAAAGACGAACTCGAAACACCAGTACTGACCGTTGACCTCGACACAATGGAAGACAATCTCCGGGAATATGCGAACTTTGCGGAGACACACAACGTCCGGTTACGGTCACACGTTAAAACCCACAAGAACGCTGAAATCGCGCGTCTCCAAAACCAGATCTCGAATGGCGGTGGAATCGTTTGCCAAACGCTCAGTGAAGTCGAAGTGATGGCAAAAAACGGACTCGATGATATCTACCTCTCATATACAGTTGTCAGCGAACGAAAGCTACACCGACTCGTCTGGCTGGCACAGAAGTTGGAGAGGTTTGCCACTACTGTCGATAGTATCGACAACATCGAACCGCTGCAGGCGGTTGCTAGTGAACACAACGTACCTATCGACATCATCCTCGAAATCGACGTCGGGCTAAACCGAACCGGTGTTCCACCCGGAGAGCCAGCTCTCGAAGTCGCACGATTCATCCAAGAACAGTCACACGTGGAATTCCGTGGCATACTCGCGTACGAAGCACACGTGAAGGGGAACGCATCGGCACGAGACGAGTACGAACATGAGTGCATGGCCGCGATGGACGTCGCTGAAGAGACGGTCGATCTTCTCGGAGCCGAAGGTATCCTGGTCGAGGAAGTCAAGGTGGGTGGAACCGCAACGTCCAAATATAGCGGAAAGCATCCAATCGTGACCGAAATCAATCCGGGGATGTATCCGTTCATGGACGTCGGGGAACTCGAACATCGCCCGTTCGATATCAGAAAAGACGACTGTGCAGCCACAGTAGTGAGTACCGTCATCTCGAAACCGACGGAAGACCGTGTCGTGGTCAACGCCGGCAGTAAGACGCTCTCGCTCGACAAGCCTCAGATGCCCGTTCCGAAAAATCGAGACGATATCAACTATGTAAACGCGTCTGAAGAACACGGGTGGATCGATACGAGCGACTGTGAGGAGCCAATCGGAGTCGGCGATCGATTGGAGTTCATCGTTCCGCATGTTTGTACGACGATAAACCTTCACGACACTATCGTCGGCGTGAGGGATGGTGCCGTAGAGGAAGTATGGCCGGTTCAAGCCCGGGGTAAAGTCCGGTAG
- a CDS encoding amidohydrolase has product MAYTSELSLKEIRRDLHAYPEAGWKEFRTTALVAEELEEREFTLHLGADAVETSERLGVPSADEIQEAKRRIQDTGCSERYLNRIGNVTGIVAEKTYGSGAGPTVGVRVDMDALERVEASEKEHRPAREGFNSRHPGVMHACGHDGHTTIGIGIARELDENGGFDGHLKLFFQPAEEGGRGGYPMSKTGHLEDIDHFLALHLGLDNETGKVIAAYERPLSNAKLDVTFIGEGAHAGKAPNQGRSALQAATTAIQNVYAIPRHEDGATRINVGEVHSPNAQNVIAEETRMRVEVRGETADINDYMLAKVHRIVDHAAEMHGVESDTALYGKTTTFQSDSSLVDAIVQAANSVVDVETVVDRTDIGASEDASYLINEVQKNGGQATYIGIGASNPYGHHTSRFDIDEDALPLGVNVLSETIRQL; this is encoded by the coding sequence ATGGCATACACAAGTGAATTATCGCTCAAAGAAATCCGAAGGGATCTGCATGCGTATCCTGAAGCTGGTTGGAAAGAGTTTCGCACAACTGCGCTTGTCGCAGAAGAACTGGAAGAACGAGAATTCACTTTACACCTTGGAGCAGATGCAGTTGAGACAAGTGAACGGCTTGGGGTACCATCAGCGGATGAGATACAGGAAGCAAAACGGCGTATTCAAGATACAGGATGTTCCGAGAGGTATCTCAACCGGATTGGTAACGTCACTGGAATTGTAGCTGAGAAAACGTACGGAAGTGGTGCAGGACCCACTGTCGGTGTTCGGGTAGATATGGATGCTCTCGAACGAGTCGAAGCAAGCGAGAAGGAGCATCGACCAGCTCGCGAAGGATTCAACAGCCGTCATCCGGGTGTAATGCATGCATGTGGACATGATGGTCATACGACGATTGGAATCGGAATCGCTCGTGAGTTAGATGAGAATGGTGGGTTTGATGGTCATTTGAAGCTGTTTTTCCAGCCAGCTGAGGAAGGCGGGAGAGGTGGATATCCAATGAGTAAAACGGGTCATCTCGAAGACATCGATCATTTTCTTGCGCTTCATCTCGGTCTTGATAATGAAACTGGGAAAGTGATAGCAGCTTACGAACGGCCCCTGTCGAATGCAAAACTCGATGTGACGTTTATTGGAGAAGGTGCTCACGCTGGGAAAGCACCAAATCAAGGACGAAGTGCACTGCAAGCAGCCACGACAGCGATTCAAAACGTGTATGCGATCCCACGACACGAAGATGGAGCGACTCGGATCAATGTTGGAGAAGTCCATTCGCCAAACGCACAGAACGTGATTGCTGAAGAAACTCGAATGCGGGTCGAAGTCCGGGGAGAAACGGCAGATATCAACGACTATATGCTCGCTAAAGTACATCGAATCGTTGACCATGCCGCTGAGATGCATGGTGTCGAGAGTGATACAGCATTATATGGGAAAACGACTACGTTCCAATCTGATTCTAGTCTCGTCGATGCCATTGTGCAGGCTGCAAATTCAGTCGTGGATGTAGAGACAGTCGTCGATCGTACAGATATTGGCGCAAGTGAGGATGCGTCCTACCTCATCAACGAAGTGCAAAAGAACGGTGGCCAAGCAACATACATTGGTATCGGAGCGAGCAATCCATATGGCCATCATACATCGCGATTTGATATCGATGAAGATGCGCTTCCCCTCGGTGTAAATGTCCTCTCTGAGACCATCCGACAGCTATAA
- a CDS encoding creatininase family protein, whose translation MLFESIGKSSHSWAAKTYEEIQTIAEQEGSILLIPFGSIEQHGHHLPVSTDTILVNAIAHAGSEQLENDIPLLITPTLWAGRSPHHLPFGGTISLDTDTALKTLCSVAQTGLENGFDALLFVNGHGGNISLIDDAVSEVGASNQTAEILGLTYFHLASSFVDDIRESDVGGISHGGELETSLMLYLRPDLVREETITGTHRESTYETEARDLFDNGALSVYRPFTEYSESGAIGDPHLATADKGQRFYDGLGKELAKLLEQIHTETHSY comes from the coding sequence ATGTTGTTCGAGTCAATTGGCAAAAGCTCCCATTCGTGGGCCGCGAAGACATACGAAGAAATTCAAACCATCGCAGAGCAAGAGGGATCAATACTGCTTATTCCGTTTGGAAGCATAGAACAACACGGCCATCATCTTCCTGTTAGCACGGACACGATTCTTGTGAATGCCATCGCACATGCTGGTAGCGAGCAACTTGAAAATGATATTCCGCTCCTGATTACGCCGACGCTTTGGGCGGGCCGTTCACCACATCATCTACCTTTTGGTGGAACAATTTCACTCGATACTGACACGGCACTCAAGACGCTTTGCAGTGTGGCACAAACAGGACTTGAAAACGGATTTGATGCGTTGCTCTTTGTCAATGGCCACGGAGGTAATATTTCACTCATTGATGATGCCGTCAGTGAGGTTGGTGCATCCAACCAAACGGCCGAAATACTTGGTCTCACCTACTTTCACTTGGCTAGTTCGTTTGTTGATGATATCCGTGAAAGCGACGTGGGCGGCATATCCCACGGCGGGGAACTTGAGACCTCCTTAATGTTGTATCTCCGTCCGGATCTCGTACGCGAGGAAACAATCACGGGGACACATCGTGAGTCGACTTATGAGACAGAAGCACGGGATTTGTTTGACAACGGAGCGCTTTCTGTCTATCGTCCATTTACGGAATACAGCGAATCTGGAGCGATTGGCGACCCACACCTCGCGACTGCAGACAAAGGACAACGATTCTATGATGGACTGGGCAAAGAACTCGCTAAATTGTTGGAGCAGATACACACCGAAACACACTCTTACTGA